The Puniceicoccaceae bacterium genome contains the following window.
CCCGGTGAATCAGCCGCACCGGGCGGTTCGCTTCGAGCATGCCGGCAATCATCACATCGTCCATCCACGCCTGCCGCTCAAGCGGGGTCATGCCCGCCATGCCTTCCCCGTGCGACAATCCCATTCCATCGAGATCCGGGTATTCCTCAAGCACTTGCGTAACGCTCTCCCGCGTGTATTGGCGAATCAACTCGGAGGGATCCCCTTTCACGTAGTAATGTGGATAATAGTTCTGCAGCCCCACGCCATGTGCTTCGGCAAGCTCGCGACTGATAAAAATGCTCCAGCTGACGATATAGGTGTCGAGTCCGCGCGCTTTTGCCATGCGAAACACTTCCCGATAGAAATGACGCCACGCTTCGAGTTCAGTCTCGGACCACGGACTCGCCTCGGGAAAGTTTGCTGGCCGGATCATGTAGGTGTATGGGTGCAGATTCCACAGGCTGATAGCGTTGAAGCGATTCTCCACCATCATATCGAGAAAGTGCTCCCAAAACGCCAGATCGCGTACGGTCTCGGTATGCTGCTCCAACGCACTGCTGGGCCGATAGGGTTCCCAAGGCAGGTTGAACTTGATGCCCCGGAACTCGAGCTGAGGTTTTTCCTTCCATGACTGCACAGACTCCAGACGCTCTCCGGCGCGAAGCCGCTCCGCGAGAGCCAGAGCACCATAGATCATGCCACGCGCATCGCTCCCATAAACGGTAACAATCCTGCCCTCCGGAATCACTTCAAATGCCTCAGGAACGTAGCGATGAGAATGCTCTGCAAGGCTGATCAGAAAATCATATCCCGTTGGTTCAGGATGAAGTTCATATCCCTGCTCCACTAATGCCTCACCCAGTTTCAAGGCTGCATAAGACGCCTGGGGCGACTGCTCCGCATACCGCAAATACACGGTCTCTTGCCCAAACAAATGGCCCCAACCTGCCATCACCAACCCAAGGAACAACCATCGATTCATGCTTCAAACCCTGACAGCCGTCGATGGCAACAGCAATGCTATTTGCCCTCTGCCTCTCATTGCCGGAAGGGAGAGCTCCGCCAAAAGCCATGCAACGGGTCATGGGTCTTGCTGGAATCCGAACGGGACACTCCAGGTAGGGTTTCCCATTCGTGCGAGCTTGACGCAGCAGAGCAGACTCTCTATATTCATCAGCTTCCAACATGCATTCAATTTCATCACAGCCCCTTACCTGTTTACTGAAACAGGATTCCCGTACCGGACTTCATCGTCCCGGTAGTGTTGGCAGGGTTGAACTTTGATTTCAAGAATTTGAAAGCACCCGCACACTACCGGGTGAACTACGATGTGGCCGACCCACGAGCGTCGGAATAATCAAGTGCTGTCATAACTCCGACTTCCAGCCGTCGGCATTGAACGGAAATCCATAGGGACTCCTAACACCATACCCATATGAAACCCATTTACCTTTGCAAAGAAGATCATCAAACCCTTACACAACTCCTGAACATTCTCAGCAATCGTTCATCCAAAAACGGCCAAACGTTTGACCGGCTGAAGGCTGAACTCGAACGAGCGGTCGTGATGGACCGTTCCGCAATCTCGGACAAGGTTGTTCGCCTGAATTCCCGATTCCGCATTCGGAACCTCGATGAGGACCGGGTTGAGGAGTGGACGCTGTGTTTGCCCAACGAAGCTGACTATGAACGCAGGCGTCTCTCCGTGCTCGCACCGATCGGTTCGGCCGTAATCGGTTTTGCCGAAGGCGATACCATCGAGTGGGAAACGCCAGGAGGACTTTGCCATTTGCGACTCGAAAGTGTCATTGCCGGAGAAAAAGAGCTGATTCCAGGACTCGATCTCGCATAGTGTCTGCTGATCCATATCCATGAATGCACTTTTTCAAGACTTCAACTGGGTCAGCTGGGTGCTGATCCCGTTCCTTATTTTTTTCGCCCGGTTGCTCGACGTGTCGATGGCAACCGTGCGCAACATTCTCTCGAACCGTGGGCTTCGCAAGGTCGCACCCATCATCGGTTTTTTTGAGGTATTGATCTGGCTGCTCGCCATCACCCAGGTGATGCAA
Protein-coding sequences here:
- a CDS encoding GreA/GreB family elongation factor; translation: MKPIYLCKEDHQTLTQLLNILSNRSSKNGQTFDRLKAELERAVVMDRSAISDKVVRLNSRFRIRNLDEDRVEEWTLCLPNEADYERRRLSVLAPIGSAVIGFAEGDTIEWETPGGLCHLRLESVIAGEKELIPGLDLA